A genomic stretch from Streptomyces venezuelae ATCC 10712 includes:
- a CDS encoding ABC transporter permease codes for MTLTTPATSPAGEGRRTGLGLRADVRNLSLLGVLAVLIAVGGLTRPAEFLATSNLQLVLTQASVIGVVTVGMTFVITSGGIDLSVGAIVALASVWATTLATQEFGFAGILFTAVVVGLGCGLVNGVLVAYGGMVPFIATLAMLASARGLALQITDGKTQIVTVPSVLDLGVPDAYVLGVPPLVLVFAAVTAAGWLLLNRTTFGRRTIAVGGNPEAARLAGIDVRRQRLLLYLLSGLCCGIAAFLLVVLAGSGQNTNGNLYELDAIAAAIIGGTLLSGGRGTIVGSVLGVLVFTTITNIFALNNLQSDVQQIAKGAIIVAAVLVQRRTVRGTDT; via the coding sequence ATGACCCTCACCACCCCGGCCACGTCACCGGCCGGCGAAGGCCGTCGGACCGGACTCGGCCTCCGGGCCGACGTCCGGAACCTGTCCCTGCTCGGCGTGCTCGCCGTCCTGATCGCCGTCGGCGGACTCACCCGGCCCGCCGAGTTCCTCGCCACCTCCAACCTCCAACTCGTGCTGACCCAGGCCTCCGTGATCGGCGTCGTCACCGTCGGCATGACCTTCGTCATCACCAGCGGCGGCATCGACCTCTCCGTCGGCGCGATCGTCGCCCTCGCCTCGGTGTGGGCCACCACCCTCGCCACCCAGGAGTTCGGCTTCGCCGGCATCCTGTTCACGGCGGTCGTCGTGGGACTCGGCTGCGGTCTCGTCAACGGCGTCCTCGTCGCGTACGGCGGCATGGTCCCGTTCATCGCGACCCTGGCCATGCTCGCCTCCGCCCGCGGTCTCGCCCTCCAGATCACCGACGGCAAGACGCAGATCGTCACCGTCCCGTCCGTCCTCGACCTGGGCGTCCCCGACGCCTACGTCCTCGGAGTTCCGCCGCTCGTGCTGGTCTTCGCGGCGGTCACGGCCGCCGGCTGGCTGCTGCTCAACCGGACCACCTTCGGCCGCCGCACGATCGCCGTCGGCGGCAACCCGGAGGCCGCCCGCCTCGCCGGAATCGACGTACGGCGCCAGCGCCTCCTGCTCTATCTGCTCTCCGGGCTGTGCTGCGGCATCGCCGCCTTCCTGCTCGTGGTGCTCGCCGGCTCCGGCCAGAACACCAACGGCAACCTGTACGAGCTCGACGCCATCGCCGCCGCCATCATCGGCGGCACCCTCCTCAGCGGCGGCCGCGGCACCATCGTCGGCTCCGTCCTCGGCGTCCTCGTCTTCACCACGATCACCAACATCTTCGCGCTCAACAACCTGCAGAGCGACGTCCAGCAGATCGCCAAGGGCGCCATCATCGTCGCCGCCGTCCTGGTCCAGCGCCGCACGGTCCGCGGCACCGACACCTGA
- a CDS encoding class F sortase, which produces MGAPDVTGPAETPGGRTRAAGQGRHGAWGLVAVVLLVGVHLVRGGADELRAEGPPQPLAAAAPDAARAYAALAALPVPDPLPGSTPVRVRVPAVRIDAPVTEVGLDADGWIEAPPPEENRLAGWFTGAVTPGERGTAVIVGHVDTPGGRAVFYDLGALGKGHRVEVARRDGRTAVFAVYGVEVVPKEGFPAERVYADAGVPELRLITCGGTFTEENGYAGNVVVSARLVQVR; this is translated from the coding sequence ATGGGCGCGCCGGACGTGACAGGGCCCGCGGAGACCCCGGGTGGCCGGACGCGGGCGGCGGGGCAGGGTCGGCACGGCGCCTGGGGGCTCGTCGCCGTCGTCCTCCTCGTCGGCGTCCACCTCGTCCGCGGCGGCGCGGACGAACTCCGCGCCGAAGGCCCCCCGCAGCCCCTCGCCGCCGCCGCACCCGACGCCGCCAGGGCGTACGCCGCGCTCGCCGCCCTGCCCGTACCCGATCCGCTGCCCGGGTCGACCCCCGTACGGGTCCGCGTCCCGGCCGTGCGGATCGACGCGCCCGTCACCGAGGTCGGGCTCGACGCCGACGGCTGGATCGAGGCCCCGCCCCCCGAGGAGAACCGGCTCGCGGGCTGGTTCACCGGAGCCGTCACCCCCGGCGAACGCGGCACCGCGGTCATCGTCGGCCATGTCGACACCCCCGGCGGCCGCGCCGTGTTCTACGACCTGGGCGCACTCGGCAAGGGCCACCGCGTGGAGGTCGCGCGCCGCGACGGCCGCACCGCCGTCTTCGCCGTGTACGGCGTCGAGGTCGTCCCCAAGGAGGGCTTCCCCGCCGAGCGGGTCTACGCCGACGCGGGGGTCCCCGAACTGCGTCTGATCACCTGCGGCGGCACGTTCACCGAGGAGAACGGCTACGCGGGCAACGTGGTGGTCTCGGCCCGCCTGGTGCAGGTGCGCTGA
- a CDS encoding lipoprotein codes for MRAIRAASAALLTAAAVVAAAPTALAGENDHDITSFGFSVTPATIAPGGTVTLKSDGCEVPTVTVTSGVFDTVTLTEGRAGTATVDFDAKAGAQYEITFDCKGERGTTTLTIAQGDTGGNTTGGHDRSMPPGAHKGVKAGYGTAAASGADSEGLGVTEVVTGVLLIAGALGAAVVLTRRRGAGGA; via the coding sequence ATGCGTGCGATACGTGCCGCTTCCGCCGCCCTGCTGACCGCCGCCGCCGTGGTCGCCGCCGCGCCGACGGCCCTGGCGGGCGAGAACGACCACGACATCACGTCGTTCGGCTTCTCCGTCACCCCGGCGACCATCGCCCCCGGCGGCACCGTCACGCTGAAGTCCGACGGCTGCGAGGTCCCCACGGTCACCGTCACCTCGGGCGTGTTCGACACGGTGACCCTCACCGAGGGCCGTGCGGGCACCGCCACCGTGGACTTCGACGCCAAGGCCGGGGCCCAGTACGAGATCACCTTCGACTGCAAGGGCGAGCGCGGCACCACCACCCTCACCATCGCCCAGGGCGACACCGGCGGGAACACGACCGGCGGCCACGACAGGAGCATGCCGCCCGGCGCGCACAAGGGCGTCAAGGCGGGCTACGGAACCGCCGCCGCCAGTGGCGCGGACTCCGAGGGCCTCGGGGTCACCGAGGTGGTCACGGGCGTGCTGCTCATCGCCGGGGCGCTCGGCGCCGCCGTCGTCCTGACCCGCCGCCGCGGCGCCGGCGGCGCCTGA
- a CDS encoding isochorismatase family protein encodes MPTLDTGRTALVLVDLMERIVALPLAPRPGTDVLAAAARLADTFRAAGAPVVHIRVERPNVEAQPPGSDLVPDLVRDGEPVVVKRTIGGFQDTGLHELLTGFGATTLVFGGIATNLGVESTARAAGDLGYDLVFAEDAMSALTADEHRASVDLDFPRLGTVAPVAAITLETPAAPDGRA; translated from the coding sequence ATGCCCACACTCGATACCGGCCGCACCGCGCTCGTCCTCGTCGACCTCATGGAACGCATCGTCGCGCTGCCCCTCGCGCCCCGCCCCGGCACCGACGTCCTCGCGGCCGCCGCCCGACTCGCCGACACCTTCAGGGCCGCGGGCGCGCCCGTCGTCCACATCCGGGTGGAACGGCCGAACGTCGAAGCCCAGCCGCCCGGCAGCGACCTCGTCCCCGACCTCGTCCGGGACGGCGAACCCGTCGTCGTGAAGCGCACCATCGGCGGCTTCCAGGACACCGGACTCCACGAACTCCTCACCGGGTTCGGCGCCACCACCCTGGTCTTCGGCGGCATCGCCACCAACCTGGGTGTCGAATCCACCGCCCGCGCCGCCGGCGACCTCGGCTACGACCTGGTCTTCGCCGAGGACGCCATGAGCGCGCTCACCGCCGACGAACACCGCGCCTCGGTCGACCTCGACTTCCCGCGCCTCGGCACCGTCGCCCCCGTCGCCGCGATCACCCTGGAAACCCCGGCCGCCCCGGACGGCCGCGCGTGA
- a CDS encoding ROK family transcriptional regulator — protein sequence MTARPANRHQARLLRLLRDGGPNSRAQLGDQIELSRSKLAVEVDRLLETGLVVADGLAASRGGRRSHNIRLAPELRFLGIDIGATSIDVAVTNAELEVLGHLNHPMDVREGPVAVFEQALSMAAKLRSTGLAEGFDGAGIGVPGPVRFPEGVPVAPPIMPGWDGFPVREALSQELGCPVMVDNDVNLMAMGEQHAGVARSVGDFLCVKIGTGIGCGIVVGGEVYRGTTGSAGDIGHIQVEPEGRPCACGNNGCLEAHFSGAALARDAEDAARGGDSEELAARLAAAGHLTAVDVAAAAAAGDATSLALIRAGGNRVGQVIAGLVSFFNPGLVVIGGGVTGLGHNLLASVRTQVYRQSLPLATGNLPIVLGELGQTAGVTGAARLISDHLFSPA from the coding sequence ATGACGGCACGACCTGCCAACCGGCATCAGGCGCGACTCCTCCGGCTGTTGCGCGACGGAGGACCCAACTCCCGCGCCCAGCTGGGAGACCAGATCGAACTCTCCCGCTCCAAGCTCGCCGTCGAGGTCGACCGGCTCCTGGAGACCGGTCTCGTCGTCGCCGACGGCCTCGCCGCCTCCCGGGGCGGCCGCCGTTCGCACAACATCCGGCTCGCGCCCGAACTCCGCTTCCTCGGCATCGACATCGGCGCCACCTCCATCGACGTCGCCGTCACCAACGCCGAGTTGGAGGTGCTCGGGCACCTCAACCACCCCATGGACGTCCGCGAAGGACCCGTCGCCGTCTTCGAGCAGGCCCTGTCGATGGCGGCGAAGCTCCGCTCCACCGGACTCGCGGAAGGGTTCGACGGCGCCGGTATCGGCGTCCCCGGACCCGTCCGCTTCCCCGAGGGCGTCCCCGTCGCGCCGCCGATCATGCCCGGCTGGGACGGCTTCCCCGTACGGGAGGCCCTCAGCCAGGAACTCGGCTGCCCCGTCATGGTCGACAACGACGTGAACCTCATGGCCATGGGGGAGCAGCACGCCGGCGTCGCCCGCTCCGTCGGCGACTTCCTGTGCGTCAAGATCGGCACCGGCATCGGCTGCGGCATCGTCGTCGGCGGAGAGGTCTACCGCGGTACGACGGGCAGCGCAGGCGACATCGGGCACATCCAGGTCGAGCCCGAAGGACGCCCCTGCGCCTGCGGCAACAACGGCTGCCTGGAAGCCCACTTCAGCGGCGCCGCGCTGGCCCGCGACGCCGAGGACGCGGCACGCGGCGGCGACTCGGAGGAGCTCGCCGCGCGGCTCGCCGCGGCCGGGCACCTCACCGCCGTCGACGTCGCCGCGGCCGCCGCCGCGGGGGACGCCACCTCGCTCGCCCTCATCCGGGCGGGCGGCAACCGGGTCGGGCAGGTCATCGCCGGACTCGTCAGTTTCTTCAACCCCGGTCTGGTGGTGATCGGCGGCGGCGTCACCGGCCTCGGTCACAACCTCCTCGCCAGTGTCCGCACCCAGGTCTACCGGCAGTCCCTGCCGCTGGCCACCGGCAACCTCCCCATCGTCCTCGGGGAACTGGGCCAGACGGCCGGTGTCACCGGCGCGGCCCGCCTCATCAGCGACCACCTCTTCTCTCCGGCGTAA
- a CDS encoding LysR substrate-binding domain-containing protein → MYEPAQLRTFLAVAQTLSFTRAAERLGLRQSTVSQHVRRLEEATGRPLFTRDTHRVALTEDGEAMLGFARTILQAHERAAAYFGGTRLRGRLRFGASEDFVTTRLPEILESFRREHPEVDLELTVELSGTLQARLAAGRLDLILAKRRGGESEGRLVWEDSLIWIGAPGLRLDPDRPVPLILYPPPGITRERALEALEGQGRAWRIACTSSSLSANVAAARAGLGVMAHTRGLVPPGLVPVPARAGLPELGAVGFVLRAGRRGGAVQEAADALAEAILAGGDRLHRPS, encoded by the coding sequence GTGTACGAGCCCGCGCAGTTGCGCACCTTCCTCGCCGTGGCCCAGACGCTGAGCTTCACCCGGGCCGCGGAACGCCTCGGCCTGCGGCAGTCGACGGTCAGCCAGCACGTGCGGCGGCTCGAGGAGGCGACCGGCCGGCCGCTGTTCACCCGGGACACGCACCGGGTGGCGCTGACGGAGGACGGCGAGGCGATGCTCGGCTTCGCGCGCACGATCCTCCAGGCGCACGAGCGGGCGGCGGCGTACTTCGGGGGGACGCGGTTGCGCGGGCGGCTGCGATTCGGGGCGTCGGAGGACTTCGTGACGACCCGGTTGCCGGAGATCCTGGAGTCCTTCCGGCGCGAGCATCCCGAGGTCGACCTCGAACTGACGGTCGAACTGTCCGGCACGCTCCAGGCCCGGCTCGCGGCGGGCCGGCTGGATCTGATCCTGGCCAAGCGGCGCGGCGGGGAGAGCGAGGGGCGGCTGGTGTGGGAGGACTCGCTGATCTGGATCGGGGCGCCGGGCCTGCGGCTCGATCCGGACCGTCCGGTGCCGCTGATCCTGTACCCGCCGCCGGGGATCACCCGGGAGCGTGCCCTGGAGGCCTTGGAGGGGCAGGGCAGGGCGTGGCGGATCGCGTGTACGAGTTCCAGCCTGAGCGCGAACGTGGCGGCGGCCCGGGCGGGGCTCGGCGTGATGGCGCACACGCGGGGGCTCGTGCCGCCGGGTCTCGTGCCGGTCCCGGCGCGTGCGGGGCTGCCGGAGCTGGGTGCGGTGGGGTTCGTGCTGCGCGCGGGGCGGCGGGGCGGGGCCGTGCAGGAGGCGGCGGACGCGCTGGCGGAGGCGATCCTGGCGGGCGGCGACCGGCTGCACCGGCCGAGCTGA
- a CDS encoding beta-ketoacyl-ACP synthase III, protein MTGTRIAALGHYQPARVLTNRDLEKLVDTDDAWITSRVGIRTRHVAGPDEPVDELAAHAAGKALATAGLTADDIDLVLVATSTAIDRSPNTAARVAARLGMTSPATMDLNVVCAGFTHALATADHAVRAGGSRRALVIGADKMTDVTDWTDRTTCVLVGDGAGAAIVEAVDDEEPGEAPGIGPVLWGSVPEMGHAVRIEGTPPRFAQEGQSVYRWATQQLPALARQACERSGVAPEELAGVVLHQANLRIIEPLAAKIGAVNAIVARDVVDSGNTSAASIPLALAKLVERGELPSGAPVLLFGFGGNLSYAGQVVRVP, encoded by the coding sequence ATGACGGGCACTCGCATTGCCGCGCTCGGGCACTACCAGCCCGCCAGGGTGCTCACCAACCGCGATCTCGAGAAGTTGGTCGACACCGACGACGCGTGGATCACCAGCCGGGTCGGCATCCGCACCCGGCACGTCGCCGGGCCCGACGAGCCCGTCGACGAGCTCGCCGCGCACGCCGCCGGCAAGGCCCTGGCCACCGCGGGACTCACCGCCGACGACATCGACCTCGTCCTCGTCGCGACCTCCACCGCCATCGACCGCTCGCCCAACACGGCCGCCCGCGTCGCCGCCCGCCTCGGCATGACCTCGCCCGCCACCATGGACCTCAACGTGGTCTGCGCCGGGTTCACCCACGCCCTGGCCACCGCCGACCACGCCGTACGGGCCGGCGGCTCGCGCCGGGCGCTGGTGATCGGCGCCGACAAGATGACCGACGTGACGGACTGGACGGACCGCACCACCTGCGTCCTCGTCGGCGACGGCGCGGGCGCCGCGATCGTCGAGGCCGTCGACGACGAGGAGCCCGGGGAGGCGCCCGGCATCGGCCCCGTCCTGTGGGGCTCGGTCCCGGAGATGGGCCACGCCGTCCGCATCGAGGGCACCCCGCCCCGCTTCGCGCAGGAGGGCCAGAGCGTCTACCGCTGGGCCACCCAGCAGCTGCCCGCCCTCGCCCGGCAGGCCTGCGAGCGGTCCGGCGTCGCCCCCGAGGAGCTCGCGGGCGTGGTCCTGCACCAGGCCAACCTGCGGATCATCGAGCCGCTCGCCGCGAAGATCGGCGCCGTCAACGCGATCGTCGCCCGGGACGTCGTCGACTCCGGCAACACCTCGGCCGCCTCCATCCCGCTCGCCCTCGCCAAGCTCGTCGAGCGCGGCGAACTGCCCTCCGGCGCGCCGGTCCTCCTCTTCGGCTTCGGCGGAAACCTCTCGTACGCGGGCCAGGTCGTCCGGGTCCCGTAG
- a CDS encoding bile acid:sodium symporter family protein encodes MTVPAPRRSRPRTLRTPSWLPVDGYVLALLGTVALATLLPASGTAARLAEGVSTGAVALLFFLYGARLSTREALDGLRHWRLHVTVLAATFVLFPLLGLAARGLVPTVLTPQLYSGFLFLCLVPSTIQSSIAFTSLARGNVPAAICAGSFSSLAGIVLTPLLAALLLGNSAGGLSADALLKIVLQLLVPFLAGQLLRRWVGGFLVRHKKVLGRVDRGSILLVVYTAFSQGMVAGIWHLVTPARLGLLLAVEAALLAAMLALTWYGSRRLGFGRADRIAIQFAGSKKSLAAGLPMASVLFGPQASLAVLPLMLFHQMQLMVCAVIAKRRARDADGDPGTDGTPVTPPAAASVGRITPTTTPG; translated from the coding sequence ATGACCGTCCCCGCGCCCCGCCGAAGCCGTCCCCGCACCCTCCGGACGCCGTCCTGGCTGCCCGTCGACGGGTACGTCCTGGCCCTCCTCGGCACGGTCGCCCTCGCCACCCTGCTGCCCGCCTCCGGAACCGCCGCCCGCCTCGCGGAAGGCGTCTCGACCGGGGCCGTGGCCCTCCTCTTCTTCCTCTACGGCGCCCGGCTCTCCACCCGCGAAGCCCTCGACGGCCTCAGGCACTGGCGGCTCCACGTCACCGTCCTCGCCGCCACCTTCGTCCTCTTCCCGCTCCTCGGACTCGCCGCCCGCGGCCTCGTCCCCACCGTCCTCACCCCCCAGCTCTACAGCGGGTTCCTCTTCCTCTGCCTGGTGCCCTCCACCATCCAGTCCTCCATCGCCTTCACGTCCCTCGCCCGCGGCAACGTCCCCGCCGCGATCTGCGCGGGCTCCTTCTCCTCCCTCGCCGGCATCGTCCTCACCCCGCTGCTCGCCGCGCTGCTCCTCGGCAACAGCGCGGGCGGCCTCTCCGCCGACGCGCTCCTGAAGATCGTGCTCCAGCTCCTGGTGCCCTTCCTCGCCGGCCAGCTCCTGCGCCGCTGGGTCGGCGGCTTCCTCGTCCGCCACAAGAAGGTCCTCGGACGCGTCGACCGGGGATCGATACTCCTCGTCGTCTACACCGCTTTCAGCCAGGGCATGGTCGCCGGCATCTGGCACCTCGTGACCCCCGCCCGCCTCGGCCTGCTGCTCGCCGTCGAGGCCGCGCTGCTCGCGGCGATGCTCGCCCTCACCTGGTACGGCTCGCGCCGCCTCGGCTTCGGCCGGGCGGACCGGATCGCGATCCAGTTCGCGGGCTCGAAGAAGAGCCTGGCGGCCGGGCTCCCGATGGCCAGCGTCCTCTTCGGCCCCCAGGCCTCGCTCGCCGTCCTCCCGCTGATGCTCTTCCACCAGATGCAGCTGATGGTGTGCGCGGTGATCGCGAAGCGCCGCGCCCGTGACGCGGACGGGGACCCCGGGACGGACGGGACGCCGGTGACTCCGCCGGCGGCCGCCTCCGTAGGCCGGATCACACCCACGACCACCCCAGGATGA
- a CDS encoding AMP-dependent synthetase/ligase, which translates to MREFTVPPVEAAPQVGGLADAVFEHALAAPDRIAFGRKGPDGEWRDVTAARFRDEVLGLAKGLMAEGVRFGDRVAIMSRTRYEWTLFDFALWTIGAQPVPVYPTSSAEQVFWMLHDAEVTACVVEHEDHAMTIGSVIDRLPRLQRLWQLDADAVGELTAAGTDIDEDVVHRHRRAVTPETVATVIYTSGTTGRPKGCVITHSNFMFETDMLVGRWESVFRSRPGEEASTLLFLPLAHVFGRMVEVAAVRTGVKLGHQPVMAAAELIPDLAAFRPSFVLAVPYVFEKVFHAARRKAEREGRTGPFDKAVEVAVAYAEALEHKAFGTGPGPSATLRVQHQFFEKTVYTKIRAALGGRLRHAMSGGSAMDRRQGLFFAGAGVTVYEGYGLTESSAAATANPPERTRYGTVGQPVPGTTVHIAEDGEVWLYGGQVFSGYLNAPEATAAVLNDGWLATGDLGALDEDGYLTITGRKKEILVTSGGKSVSPTALEERVRAHPLIAQCIVVGNDRPYIAALVTIDQEAVEHWLAMQGRAPLAPAELVRDPSLETEIRRGVVAANTLVSQAESIRTFRILAHPFSEEHGLLTPSLKLKRKAIERAYAAEVAALYG; encoded by the coding sequence GTGCGCGAGTTCACCGTTCCGCCCGTCGAGGCGGCGCCTCAGGTCGGCGGTCTGGCGGACGCCGTGTTCGAGCACGCCCTCGCGGCGCCGGACCGGATCGCGTTCGGCCGGAAGGGCCCGGACGGTGAGTGGCGCGACGTGACGGCGGCACGGTTCCGGGACGAGGTCCTGGGCCTGGCGAAGGGCCTGATGGCGGAGGGCGTCCGGTTCGGCGACCGGGTCGCGATCATGTCCAGGACCCGCTACGAGTGGACGCTGTTCGACTTCGCGCTCTGGACGATCGGCGCCCAGCCGGTGCCGGTCTATCCGACGTCCTCGGCCGAGCAGGTCTTCTGGATGCTGCACGACGCCGAGGTCACGGCGTGCGTGGTGGAGCACGAGGACCACGCGATGACGATCGGCTCGGTGATCGACCGGCTGCCCCGGCTCCAGCGGCTGTGGCAGCTGGACGCGGACGCGGTGGGCGAGCTGACGGCCGCCGGCACGGACATCGACGAGGACGTCGTGCACCGGCACCGGAGGGCGGTGACGCCGGAGACGGTGGCGACGGTCATCTACACCTCGGGGACGACCGGCCGCCCGAAGGGCTGTGTGATCACCCACTCCAACTTCATGTTCGAGACGGACATGCTGGTCGGACGCTGGGAGTCGGTATTCAGATCCCGGCCGGGCGAAGAGGCCTCGACGCTGCTGTTCCTGCCGCTCGCGCACGTCTTCGGGCGGATGGTGGAGGTGGCGGCGGTCCGGACCGGGGTGAAGCTGGGGCACCAGCCGGTGATGGCGGCGGCGGAGCTGATCCCCGACCTCGCGGCCTTCCGGCCGAGTTTCGTCCTGGCCGTTCCCTATGTCTTCGAGAAGGTCTTCCACGCGGCCCGGCGCAAGGCGGAGCGGGAGGGGAGGACGGGCCCGTTCGACAAGGCGGTGGAGGTGGCGGTGGCCTATGCGGAGGCGCTGGAGCACAAGGCCTTCGGCACCGGCCCCGGGCCCTCGGCGACGCTGCGCGTGCAGCACCAGTTCTTCGAGAAGACGGTGTACACGAAGATCCGCGCGGCCCTCGGCGGGCGGCTGCGGCACGCGATGTCGGGCGGGTCCGCGATGGACCGCCGGCAGGGGCTGTTCTTCGCGGGCGCGGGGGTCACGGTCTACGAGGGGTACGGCCTGACGGAGTCCTCGGCCGCCGCGACGGCGAACCCGCCCGAGCGGACGCGGTACGGCACGGTGGGCCAGCCGGTGCCGGGGACGACGGTGCACATCGCGGAGGACGGCGAGGTGTGGCTGTACGGCGGTCAGGTCTTCTCCGGTTATCTGAACGCCCCGGAGGCGACGGCGGCCGTGCTCAACGACGGCTGGCTGGCCACCGGGGACCTGGGCGCGCTCGACGAGGACGGCTATCTGACGATCACCGGGCGCAAGAAGGAGATCCTGGTGACCTCGGGCGGCAAGAGCGTGTCGCCGACGGCTCTGGAGGAGCGGGTGCGGGCGCACCCGCTGATCGCCCAGTGCATCGTCGTGGGCAACGACCGGCCGTACATCGCCGCGCTCGTGACGATCGACCAGGAGGCGGTGGAGCACTGGCTCGCGATGCAGGGGCGGGCGCCGCTCGCCCCGGCCGAGCTGGTGCGCGACCCGTCCCTGGAGACGGAGATCCGGCGCGGGGTGGTGGCGGCGAACACGCTGGTGTCGCAGGCCGAGTCGATCCGTACGTTCCGGATCCTGGCGCATCCGTTCAGCGAGGAGCACGGACTGCTGACCCCGTCGCTGAAGCTGAAGCGGAAGGCGATCGAGCGGGCGTACGCGGCGGAGGTCGCGGCGCTGTACGGCTGA
- a CDS encoding sugar ABC transporter ATP-binding protein: MLPTPPSARAETSLLTMSGITKSFPGVRALDGVDLDVTPGEVHCLLGQNGAGKSTLIKVLAGAHQPDAGHITWNGEPVRLRSPSAAVRLGIATIYQELDLVEGLSVAENVHLGHEPTTAGFVRTRAARQATAALLKRLGHPELDPARRVGELSAAQRQIVSMARALSHDVRLIVMDEPSAALDPDEVANLFRIVADLTADGVAVVYISHRLEEIRRIGDRVTVLKDGRAVARGLPAATTPTREVVALMTGRDVPYVFPERPARPPGGEPVLRVQGLARKGEFEALDLELRPGEIVGLAGLVGSGRSEILETVYGARKPTAGRVVVGGRPLRPGSVPAAVAAGLGLAPEERKAQGLLLLESVTRNVSVSSLARFSRAGWIDRAGERETARTATRALSLRPDLPDTPVRTLSGGNQQKAVLARWLLRGCRVLLLDEPTRGVDVGARAELYAVIRGLADDGLAVLLVSSEVPEVLGLADRVLVLREGRVVHQAPARDLDEHRVLDLVMEGSPAV, from the coding sequence ATGCTGCCCACGCCCCCTTCAGCACGCGCTGAAACGTCCCTGCTCACGATGTCCGGCATCACCAAGTCCTTCCCCGGCGTCCGCGCCCTTGACGGCGTGGACCTGGACGTCACCCCCGGCGAAGTCCACTGCCTCCTCGGCCAGAACGGCGCCGGCAAGTCCACCCTCATCAAGGTCCTCGCCGGCGCCCACCAGCCCGACGCGGGCCACATCACCTGGAACGGCGAACCCGTCCGGCTCCGCTCCCCGAGCGCCGCCGTCCGGCTCGGCATCGCCACCATCTACCAGGAACTCGACCTCGTCGAAGGCCTGTCCGTCGCCGAGAACGTCCACCTCGGCCACGAACCCACCACCGCCGGCTTCGTCCGCACCCGCGCCGCCCGCCAGGCCACCGCCGCACTCCTGAAACGCCTCGGCCACCCCGAGCTCGACCCGGCCCGCCGCGTCGGCGAACTCTCCGCCGCCCAGCGGCAGATCGTCTCCATGGCCCGCGCCCTCTCCCACGACGTACGGCTCATCGTCATGGACGAGCCGTCCGCCGCGCTCGACCCCGACGAGGTCGCCAACCTCTTCCGGATCGTCGCCGACCTCACCGCCGACGGCGTCGCCGTCGTCTACATCTCCCACCGCCTGGAGGAGATCCGCCGCATCGGCGACCGCGTCACCGTCCTCAAGGACGGCCGCGCCGTCGCCCGCGGGCTGCCCGCCGCGACCACCCCGACCCGGGAGGTCGTCGCCCTCATGACCGGCCGGGACGTCCCGTACGTCTTCCCCGAACGCCCCGCCAGGCCCCCGGGCGGCGAACCCGTCCTCCGGGTCCAGGGCCTCGCCAGAAAAGGCGAGTTCGAGGCCCTCGACCTCGAACTCCGCCCCGGCGAGATCGTCGGTCTCGCCGGGCTCGTCGGCTCCGGCCGCTCCGAGATCCTGGAGACCGTCTACGGTGCGCGGAAACCCACCGCCGGCCGGGTCGTCGTCGGCGGGCGGCCGCTGCGCCCCGGCAGCGTCCCGGCTGCCGTCGCCGCCGGACTCGGCCTCGCCCCCGAGGAACGCAAGGCCCAGGGCCTGCTCCTGCTCGAATCCGTCACTCGCAACGTCTCCGTCTCCTCCCTCGCCCGCTTCTCCCGGGCCGGCTGGATCGACCGCGCCGGTGAGCGTGAGACCGCCAGGACCGCGACCCGCGCCCTCTCGCTCCGCCCCGACCTGCCCGACACCCCCGTCCGCACCCTCTCCGGCGGCAACCAGCAGAAGGCCGTTCTCGCCCGCTGGCTGCTCCGCGGCTGCCGCGTCCTCCTCCTCGACGAACCCACCCGGGGCGTCGACGTCGGTGCCCGCGCCGAGCTGTACGCCGTCATCCGCGGCCTTGCCGACGACGGCCTCGCCGTCCTCCTCGTCTCCAGCGAGGTGCCCGAGGTCCTCGGCCTCGCCGACCGGGTCCTGGTCCTCCGCGAGGGCCGGGTCGTCCACCAGGCGCCCGCCCGTGACCTCGACGAACACCGCGTACTCGACCTCGTGATGGAAGGGAGCCCCGCGGTATGA